In one window of Gloeomargarita sp. SKYB120 DNA:
- the ntcA gene encoding global nitrogen regulator NtcA, giving the protein MAVLQDKPLYGLLHRLSHGTFPQGVETFERGKTIFFPGDPAERIYFLIKGAVKLSRVYESGEEITVALLRENSFFGVLSFITGHRSDRFYHAVAFTTTQLYSVPIEQVEALIKSDPELSLILLRGLASRILQTEMMIETLAHRDMGARLASFLLILCRDFGVPTSAGVMIDLKLSHQAIAEAIGSTRVTVTRLLGDLRQSGMISINKKKITVHDPMSLSQQFT; this is encoded by the coding sequence ATGGCTGTACTGCAGGACAAACCCCTTTATGGCCTGTTGCACCGGTTATCCCATGGCACATTTCCCCAAGGCGTGGAGACCTTTGAGCGGGGCAAAACCATTTTCTTTCCCGGCGATCCGGCAGAACGGATTTATTTTTTGATTAAAGGCGCAGTGAAACTCTCGCGGGTGTATGAATCTGGTGAAGAAATTACTGTTGCCCTGCTGCGGGAAAATAGCTTTTTTGGCGTGCTATCGTTCATCACGGGTCATCGCTCGGACCGCTTTTATCACGCCGTTGCCTTTACCACCACCCAGCTTTATTCGGTACCCATTGAACAAGTGGAAGCGCTCATCAAAAGTGACCCAGAGCTATCGCTGATCCTATTGCGGGGGCTGGCGTCCCGGATTTTGCAAACCGAAATGATGATTGAAACGTTAGCCCATCGCGATATGGGAGCGCGGCTGGCCAGTTTCCTGCTCATCCTGTGTCGAGACTTTGGCGTACCAACCAGCGCCGGCGTGATGATTGACTTAAAACTGTCTCACCAAGCGATTGCCGAAGCCATCGGTTCTACACGGGTGACCGTCACGCGACTTCTCGGGGATTTGCGCCAGAGCGGCATGATTTCGATTAACAAGAAAAAAATTACCGTACACGACCCGATGAGTCTAAGCCAGCAGTTTACTTGA
- the fabI gene encoding enoyl-ACP reductase FabI — protein MLSLQGKKALVLGIANEYSIAWGIAQQLHQAGATLGVTYLPDEKDRFKQKVAQLTEPLHPELFLPCDVQKDEHIRDLFQAVRERWGTLDVLVHSLAFVPKEGLEGDFSQISRAGFAQALDVSTYSLIALCRAAKPLFSPTASVITLTYLGGVRVVPNYNTAGVAKAALEACVRYLAYELGPQGVRVNAISAGPIKTLASSAVGGIRDMIQHVRQTAPLRRSVTQLEVGNTAAFLASDLASGITGQVIYVDAGYEIMGMTAPAD, from the coding sequence ATGTTGAGCTTGCAGGGAAAAAAGGCACTGGTGCTGGGAATTGCCAACGAATACTCGATTGCCTGGGGGATCGCCCAACAACTGCACCAGGCGGGCGCGACGCTAGGGGTCACTTATCTACCCGATGAAAAAGACCGTTTCAAGCAAAAGGTGGCCCAGTTGACCGAACCCCTGCATCCGGAACTTTTTTTGCCTTGCGACGTGCAGAAAGATGAACACATCCGCGACCTGTTCCAAGCTGTTCGAGAGCGCTGGGGCACCTTAGATGTGCTAGTGCATTCCCTGGCGTTTGTCCCCAAGGAAGGGCTAGAAGGGGATTTCAGCCAGATTTCGCGGGCGGGGTTTGCCCAGGCGCTCGACGTGAGCACTTACTCATTGATTGCCCTGTGCCGGGCGGCCAAACCCTTGTTCAGTCCGACGGCGTCGGTCATTACGTTGACGTACTTAGGGGGTGTGCGGGTCGTGCCGAACTACAACACGGCTGGGGTGGCTAAAGCTGCTTTGGAAGCCTGCGTGCGCTATTTGGCCTATGAGCTGGGGCCGCAGGGGGTGCGCGTCAATGCCATTTCCGCTGGGCCAATTAAAACCCTGGCGTCGTCAGCAGTGGGGGGGATTCGCGACATGATTCAACACGTGCGGCAAACGGCTCCCCTGCGTCGGTCCGTCACGCAACTGGAAGTAGGCAATACAGCGGCCTTCCTGGCGAGCGACCTAGCTAGCGGCATCACCGGGCAAGTGATCTACGTGGATGCAGGCTACGAGATTATGGGGATGACAGCGCCAGCGGATTGA